A window of the Mesorhizobium opportunistum WSM2075 genome harbors these coding sequences:
- a CDS encoding pseudouridine-5'-phosphate glycosidase — MNPETAHPFIDVHAPVARALAAGQPVVALESTIITHGMPYPDNGAMAADVEKIISDGGAVPATIAVVGGRIKIGLSDGERESLAMTGDAMKLSRADLGFAVAQGRTGGTTVAATMIAAHMVGIKVFATGGIGGVHKGAEKSFDISADLDELARTPVIVVSAGAKAILDIEKTLEVLETRGVPVVGAGCETMPAFWSRQSPFRAPLTLHKPEEIAHFFRTRAALGLSGGMLIANPVPENHEIPAEEMAGYIEAAQKAAEALNVTGKAVTPFLLSKILELTGGRSLKTNIALVENNARLAARIAKAL; from the coding sequence ATGAACCCGGAAACCGCCCACCCCTTCATCGACGTCCATGCGCCGGTGGCGCGGGCCCTCGCCGCCGGCCAGCCGGTGGTGGCGCTGGAAAGCACCATCATCACCCATGGCATGCCCTACCCCGACAATGGCGCCATGGCGGCGGATGTGGAAAAGATCATCAGCGACGGCGGCGCCGTGCCGGCAACGATCGCAGTGGTCGGCGGCCGCATCAAGATCGGCCTCTCGGATGGCGAGCGGGAATCGCTGGCCATGACGGGCGATGCCATGAAGCTGTCGCGTGCCGATCTCGGCTTTGCCGTCGCGCAAGGGCGCACCGGCGGCACCACGGTCGCCGCCACCATGATCGCGGCGCACATGGTCGGCATAAAAGTATTCGCCACCGGCGGCATCGGCGGCGTGCACAAGGGGGCGGAAAAGAGTTTCGATATCTCGGCCGACCTCGACGAACTGGCGCGCACGCCGGTCATCGTCGTCTCGGCCGGCGCCAAGGCGATCCTCGACATCGAAAAGACGCTGGAGGTGCTGGAGACGCGCGGCGTGCCGGTCGTCGGCGCTGGCTGCGAAACGATGCCGGCCTTCTGGTCGCGGCAGTCGCCCTTCCGCGCGCCGCTGACCCTGCACAAGCCGGAAGAGATCGCGCATTTCTTCCGGACCAGGGCTGCACTGGGCTTGAGTGGCGGCATGCTGATCGCCAATCCAGTGCCGGAAAACCACGAGATCCCGGCTGAGGAGATGGCTGGTTACATCGAGGCGGCGCAAAAGGCGGCAGAGGCGCTCAATGTGACGGGCAAGGCGGTGACGCCGTTCCTGTTGTCGAAAATCCTCGAACTGACCGGCGGCCGCAGTTTGAAGACCAACATCGCGCTGGTTGAGAACAATGCGCGGCTGGCGGCGAGGATCGCGAAGGCGCTGTAG